One stretch of Pyxidicoccus trucidator DNA includes these proteins:
- a CDS encoding SBBP repeat-containing protein produces the protein MRIQNPFRSIFLSGALLLTTAPGCGSEQSPLPEAGEMLGTQTQGLACENVVPAMTGLTTPSGLVTRSGVYSTSYEAWQALDSGAATLWISAENQTPAWLGYQWFNGAKTVHRYAINYANGSITTRAPKHWTLEGWNGSGWVVVDTRTNQVNWAGHERREFAVTTPGAYTRYRLHITDDNDTRAGIVVVSLGKLELLNCVTATYPVTQATWTRTTGSPAGFTRVHDITGDPAGRTYVTGMTQPGLDGTPLVGLLDGFLQARDWNGAKIWSAQIGAPGGIALGYGVAHNRTWEEIYVAGFVDGSIDGTPSTGYREAFLMKTRYTGVRQWTRQLGNVGSSTEGYAAAVDAADNVFLAGTVEGALDGTARIGTSDAFVSKYDSAGNRLWTRRMGAAGTRTHGRRASADGAGNVYVSGWTDGALDGNVRMGTQDFFVVKYDGAGTKLWTRQLGSPTSAVSLYGSGTDAAGSIYLTGSSAGGLDGNPNPTAGGDPYVTKFDASGVKQWTREVSGSGSAWGTGLFIDATGVYLTGSGAGDIGNPTGASAPGVHNFVAKFDTAGLRQWVVQQDAALLNGAHEGVYSNGVTVDAAGNLYVGGFTSGHFDRNTVMGDPDGFVTKLPKP, from the coding sequence TTGAGAATCCAAAATCCCTTTCGAAGCATCTTCCTGTCGGGCGCGCTGCTCCTGACGACCGCGCCGGGCTGCGGCAGCGAGCAGTCCCCCCTTCCCGAGGCCGGGGAGATGCTGGGCACCCAGACCCAGGGCCTGGCCTGTGAGAACGTGGTGCCGGCCATGACGGGGCTGACCACGCCCTCGGGCCTCGTGACTCGCTCCGGTGTCTACAGCACGTCCTACGAGGCCTGGCAGGCGCTCGACAGCGGTGCCGCGACCCTGTGGATCTCCGCCGAGAACCAGACGCCGGCGTGGCTTGGCTACCAGTGGTTCAACGGGGCGAAGACGGTCCACCGCTACGCCATCAACTACGCCAACGGCTCCATCACCACACGGGCGCCCAAGCACTGGACGCTCGAGGGCTGGAACGGCTCCGGCTGGGTGGTGGTCGATACCCGGACGAACCAGGTCAACTGGGCGGGCCATGAGCGGCGCGAGTTCGCGGTCACCACGCCGGGTGCGTACACCCGCTACCGGCTGCACATCACCGACGACAACGACACGCGCGCCGGCATCGTCGTGGTGTCCCTGGGGAAGCTCGAGCTGCTCAACTGCGTCACCGCGACGTACCCGGTGACGCAGGCGACGTGGACGCGGACCACCGGTTCGCCCGCGGGCTTCACCCGCGTGCATGACATCACCGGGGACCCGGCCGGGCGCACCTACGTCACGGGCATGACGCAGCCGGGCCTGGACGGCACCCCGCTCGTCGGTCTGCTGGACGGCTTCCTCCAGGCACGGGACTGGAACGGGGCGAAGATCTGGTCCGCGCAGATTGGCGCGCCCGGCGGCATCGCGCTGGGCTACGGCGTCGCGCACAACCGGACGTGGGAGGAGATCTACGTGGCCGGCTTCGTGGACGGGTCCATCGACGGCACCCCGAGCACGGGCTACCGGGAGGCCTTCCTGATGAAGACCCGCTACACGGGCGTGCGGCAGTGGACGCGGCAGCTCGGGAACGTGGGGTCCAGCACGGAAGGGTATGCGGCCGCGGTGGACGCCGCGGACAACGTCTTCCTGGCCGGAACGGTCGAGGGCGCGCTGGATGGCACTGCCCGCATCGGTACCAGCGACGCCTTCGTGTCGAAGTACGACAGCGCGGGCAACCGGCTGTGGACGCGGCGGATGGGCGCGGCGGGCACGCGGACGCATGGACGGCGCGCCTCGGCGGACGGCGCGGGGAACGTCTACGTCTCCGGCTGGACGGATGGCGCCCTGGACGGCAACGTCCGCATGGGGACACAGGACTTCTTCGTCGTGAAGTACGACGGCGCCGGCACGAAGCTGTGGACCCGGCAGCTCGGGTCGCCGACGTCGGCCGTCTCCCTGTATGGCTCGGGGACGGATGCGGCGGGCAGCATCTACCTGACGGGCTCCAGCGCGGGCGGCCTGGACGGCAACCCGAACCCGACGGCCGGCGGAGACCCCTATGTCACGAAGTTCGACGCCTCCGGCGTCAAGCAGTGGACCCGGGAGGTCAGCGGCTCGGGCAGCGCCTGGGGCACGGGGCTCTTCATCGACGCGACCGGTGTGTACCTGACCGGCAGTGGCGCGGGTGACATCGGCAACCCCACGGGCGCGAGCGCTCCGGGCGTGCACAACTTCGTCGCGAAGTTCGACACGGCCGGCCTGCGGCAGTGGGTCGTCCAGCAGGATGCTGCGCTGCTCAACGGAGCGCACGAGGGCGTGTACAGCAACGGGGTGACGGTGGATGCCGCCGGGAACCTCTACGTCGGCGGCTTCACGAGCGGCCACTTCGACAGGAACACGGTGATGGGGGACCCCGACGGCTTCGTGACGAAGCTCCCGAAGCCGTAG
- a CDS encoding class I SAM-dependent methyltransferase → MTRREPDRMSMEASALEQPVPLHGVGGVEGVQPAYDQSRQPARFIAALEIAPGQRIADVGAGLGYFTLRLSDAVGPAGQVVATDINDEALARLRARVSERKNVVVRKVAPDEPGLEPGAYDLILLSEVDHFLADRKDFLTRLRAALTPNGRVAVTHLRAMRPPLVAAAQEAGYSIVSEYDGLPDHYLLFLQPSSSQ, encoded by the coding sequence GTGACGCGTCGCGAGCCCGACCGGATGTCGATGGAGGCTTCCGCGCTGGAGCAGCCCGTCCCACTCCATGGGGTCGGCGGGGTCGAAGGCGTGCAACCCGCGTATGACCAGTCCCGGCAGCCGGCCAGGTTCATCGCCGCGCTGGAGATTGCCCCGGGACAGCGGATTGCCGATGTCGGAGCCGGTCTTGGCTACTTCACGCTGCGACTCTCGGATGCAGTCGGTCCAGCGGGACAGGTGGTCGCGACCGACATCAACGATGAAGCCCTCGCGAGGCTTCGCGCGCGTGTGTCCGAGCGGAAGAACGTCGTGGTGCGGAAGGTGGCGCCGGACGAGCCAGGCCTCGAACCCGGCGCGTACGACCTGATACTTCTTTCCGAGGTGGACCACTTCCTCGCGGACCGGAAGGACTTCCTGACCAGGCTGCGTGCCGCACTCACTCCGAATGGCCGTGTTGCGGTGACGCACCTCCGGGCGATGCGTCCACCGCTTGTCGCCGCAGCCCAGGAGGCGGGCTACTCCATCGTGTCCGAGTACGACGGCCTTCCGGACCACTACCTGCTCTTCCTGCAACCCTCGTCCAGCCAGTGA